From Triticum aestivum cultivar Chinese Spring chromosome 7B, IWGSC CS RefSeq v2.1, whole genome shotgun sequence:
TCCAAAAGATACAAAGACCGCCACTACTGGCAGCTTAGAGATACAGTACAACATATGGACCTAGCCCACGCAAAAGGCCAAAACTCCGCAGCCAGTGGCATAAGTGCGTACACATATAGCTCATGGCTCAAGAGGTAGCCACCTATCAATCATCGCAAAGTAGAATTGGGGTACGAGTGCTCACACACAGATCACACTAGTTTAGTGAAGAATGGAGACGAGACGCCCAGCGGTTTCCGCCGTGTCCGTGGGGGCGGCGGCCGTAGCAAGCGGTGGCTGGATGGACGCGCACGCTACCTTCTACGGCGATGAGACCGGAGCTGAGACCATGCGTAAGCAAACTAAGTACTCCGATTCGACCCCGCATCATCACGCGAACTTTTTACCTATTAATTAACATTCTCCACGGGATGCCTGCATGTGCCATGCAGAGGGTGCGTGTGGGTACGGTAACCTATTCGAGCAGGGGTACGGGCTGGACACGACAGCGCTGAGCGTGGCCCTCTTCAGCGACGGCTGGTCCTGCGGCTGCTGCTACGAGATCCAGTGCCACGGCGACCCCCACTGCAAGCCCGGCGGGGCGCCAGTGACGGTGACGGCAACCAACCTCTGCCCGGCCAACTACTCCAAGCCCTACGAGAACTGGTGCAACCCGTCGCTGAAGCACTTCGACCTCTCCAAGCCCATGTTCCTTCGCCTCGTCACCGACTTCCACGTCGGTATCATCCCCGTGCAGTACCGCCGCGTGCCTTGCGCCAAGAAGGGCGGCATCCGGATAGAGATGACGGGCAACCAGTACTGGGTCGGCGTGCTCGTCTTCAACGTCGCCGGTCCCGGCGAAGTCAAGGCGTTGGCCGTGAAAGGGAGCAAGGACGGCCAGTGGCGGAACATGAAGGGGAACTGGGGACAGATCTGGGACGGAGATGTCCAAAATCTCGTCGGGCAGGGGCTCTCGTTCCGTGTGGTCGCAAGCGACGGCCGCTCCGTCGTCCTCGGCGCCGTCGTGCCGGCAAGCTGGACGATCGGCCAGAGCTTCGAAGGCAAAGGGCAATTCTGATAGATCGACCACCGTAGCTTGTAAGTGCAACAGTGCTAGTACAATAATTGCTAGTCATGTATGTGTTTCTGCATCCTTCGATCGACATTTGCTACGGTAAGTCATCAAACTATGGTGCTGCGTGAGTGCGTGCTCACTTCTGATTCGGGGTATACatttgttgtttttcttacatTAATAATTTCAGTTACCCATAAAAAAATTCAGTTAAACCATTCAACAGATAAACTATTTAGCGGAATTCAGTTACTGACCCGATGGTCATTATTAGTACGGTATTTGGCTACCCGTAGTGGGAGTAATATAAGTGATAACATAACACATatttaggcaaaatagatgatgtgataaataattaatgaagaaagagaagtTTGTGGTAGCATCACATATAGCAAGACAAAATAAGTCTacaacctactccctccttccctgaAAAAGCGTGCTTTTAACTTTTGTACCAAGTCAAAATGTTGAAGTTTTAAAATTTTAATCAACTTTATAGGAAAAAGTAGAACCATTTATGGCACTAAATTAGTATGGCTAGATCTGTCttgaaatgtactttcataatGTACCAATTTGCTGTTACATATGTTACTAATCTTTTCTATAAAGTtgatcaaaattttaaaactttgacttaggacaaacgGTAGTAGTACACTTATTCAAAACAGAAGGAGTAATAATAAAGTGTTGCATGACATTACACATGTGTTATTACCAGTATAGAGGTAGTAATTTAGACTAATAACATAGTTACTTCTCACTATGATCGGCCAAAGAAAATAAAGCTGTGTCAATATTTTTTTGAGAATAAATGTGACAGTAATATCCCGTGAAACAACGAGAAACGAGTAAATGCGAATTGGTGGTATCATAGTGTTGTTTGAACATATCAAGTTTGTGTTGCTTACCACCTAAACCATGTGGTTGGTGGTATCGTAGTTGATCAATTCTGCCTGAAAAAAAGAGAGTAGTTGATTGCTCCAATGGGCCATCATTTTTTAGGGGAAATGGGCCATCATGTTAGACAAAGAAATACATTTGAGTTAGAGATAAAGAGATACAATAGAATAGAGGCTCCTCCTCTTGGGGGGAGCCCCTAGTCGGCGCCTTCAGCGCCGATTAGGTAACCTAGCGCCTACACGTTCCTTCGTTGGGCCGGTTTCGAAGCTGGCCCATTCTCCACTACAGGCAGCACAGAGATACAATAGAAACGAGTAAATGCGAATTGGTGTTATCATAGTGTTTTTTGAACATATCAAGTTTGTGTTGCTTACCACCTAAACCATGTGGTTGGTGGTATCGTAGTTGATCAATTCTGCCTGAAAAAAAGAGAGTAGTTGATTGCTCCAATGGGCCATCATTTTTTAGGGGAAATGGGCCATCATGTTAGACAAAGAAATACATTTGAGTTAGAGATAAAGAGATACAATAGAATAGAGGCTCCTCCTCTTGGGGGGAGCCCCTAGTCGGCGCCTTCAGCGCCGATTAGGTAACCTGGCGCCTACACGTTCCTTCGTTGGGCCGGTTTCGAAGCTGGCCCATTCTCCACTACAGGCAGCACAGCGAAAATTTATTAATAGCGCAAAAAGCAGCTCACATGAGGATTTGATCCCACAACCTTCACCTCTGGTGCGTGTTGCCCAACCACTAGACCAAACATGCTTTAATGAATACTTGGGGCGCAAACTTTTTAAGAAGTAAGTATAGACACGCTATTTACTGCATATAGAAATTAGAAAAACATGTTTTTTGAACATAAATTTGAAGAAAAATTTGAAAGTTCACACATTTCAAATCAAACTGCGAATTCAAAGAATTTTCATGAATTAGAAAAAAAATCGACGATTTTAAAACAGTTCACAAACttggaaaaaggttcatcaattttgaaaccaAGTTCATCaacttttgaaaaaagttcatcgacttttgaaaaaagttcatctttTTTTAAAAACATATATTAAATTTTAAAAAAGGTTCATTGGTTTTGAAAAGGTTCATAGATTTCGAAAAGAGTTCataaattttcaaaaaagttcaccaattttcaAACAAATagttcatcaactttgaaaaaagctcatcaaaattgaaaaaagttcatcgattttcagaaaaaagtttatcaaatttgaagaagttcattgaatttgaaaaagttcatccaattttgaaaataagttcatggatttttgaaaaaagttcatcaaagtttaaaaaagttcacaaaatttgaaaacagttcATGGATTCTTGAAAAATGTTCGTTGATTTGGAAGGAAATGTTCATTAATTTACAATCACGCatttaagaaaaactaaaaagaaaaaaaagaaacagaaaaagaaaactcgAACTGGAGAAAGAATAAGAAGCTCGCAAGAAGATATCGTGCGTAAGCTAGGGCTGGCCGTAGTGGTTAAGCGCTTTGCGCTTTGAAGGTGTAGGTCTCAGGTTCGATTCGCGCAGTGTCCCTTTTTTGCACTttttaaaaagcagaagcaaaacgCTAACTGtttta
This genomic window contains:
- the LOC123156857 gene encoding expansin-A22-like, coding for METRRPAVSAVSVGAAAVASGGWMDAHATFYGDETGAETMQGACGYGNLFEQGYGLDTTALSVALFSDGWSCGCCYEIQCHGDPHCKPGGAPVTVTATNLCPANYSKPYENWCNPSLKHFDLSKPMFLRLVTDFHVGIIPVQYRRVPCAKKGGIRIEMTGNQYWVGVLVFNVAGPGEVKALAVKGSKDGQWRNMKGNWGQIWDGDVQNLVGQGLSFRVVASDGRSVVLGAVVPASWTIGQSFEGKGQF